From a single Arachnia propionica genomic region:
- a CDS encoding ATP-binding cassette domain-containing protein encodes MIEARGLGFSHRGTGTRQLADITCDIPAGSRVAVMGAAGAGMSTFAMTLNGLVPHHHPGDLYGQLRVAGIATHETTPPRLVRVVGLVSQNPEAQVMERLVIDDVATGPANLGLDRDEVLFRARRALEEVGLAGLADRETATLSGGQLQRLAIAGALAMEPQILVLDEPTSALDPEGAATVRRIVADLSAAGRTVVMVDHDPDAVAVWADLLLVLEEGKLAYFGAPGAFLDDERRVAAAGIRPRHRCRGGVPERPEPQTPPVLEAIDLTHRYPSGVLALDGVDVTIHRGEFVALLGGNGAGKTTLAKHFAGLLEPTSGTVRSHAERVGFVFQNPDHQIFANTVLDEVAFGPRNAGLPDPEGAERAGRALKRVGLGDVAGLHPLRLGRGDRQRLAVASALVMNPDVLILDEPTSGLDWRGAEALMGLLTDLNRDGTTIVMITHDLPLAARHASHTVTLPAPVPEIAPKDPGNATARGNGLDVRSKLMALTAVVAATFLASAPLVYLGLAALTAGALVRVRGMRGLWGLLAPMLPVLALVFGFAAFTPGGIGYASTLVLRLVTMLCSTAALLATTPAERFTTLMRTLRLPNPLVFVCTTALRFIPTLRRRSRQITEAQRVRGAHIDSRGPVRRVLAHATIMVPLLTSGIRMSEDLAAAMISRGYGITRHPTRLHDLHWTWRDTLLALVSAALPLLAVAAG; translated from the coding sequence GTGATCGAGGCCCGAGGGCTCGGTTTCTCCCACCGCGGCACCGGAACCCGGCAGCTAGCCGACATCACCTGCGACATCCCCGCAGGAAGCCGCGTCGCGGTGATGGGCGCCGCGGGTGCAGGCATGTCGACATTCGCGATGACCCTGAACGGCCTGGTCCCCCACCACCACCCCGGCGACCTCTACGGGCAGCTGCGGGTCGCGGGCATCGCCACCCACGAGACGACCCCGCCCCGCCTGGTGCGCGTCGTCGGCCTGGTCTCGCAGAACCCGGAAGCCCAGGTGATGGAGCGCCTGGTGATCGACGACGTCGCCACCGGTCCCGCGAACCTAGGGCTGGACCGCGACGAGGTGCTTTTCAGGGCCCGGCGCGCCCTGGAAGAGGTCGGGCTGGCGGGCCTGGCGGATCGTGAAACGGCCACGTTGTCCGGCGGGCAGCTCCAGCGACTCGCGATCGCCGGGGCGCTCGCGATGGAACCGCAGATCCTGGTCCTCGACGAACCCACCTCGGCCCTCGACCCGGAGGGGGCGGCGACGGTGCGGCGCATCGTCGCGGACCTCAGCGCTGCGGGACGCACCGTGGTCATGGTGGATCACGACCCGGATGCCGTGGCCGTCTGGGCGGATCTGCTCCTGGTGCTGGAGGAGGGGAAACTCGCGTATTTCGGCGCACCTGGCGCGTTCCTCGACGACGAGCGGCGGGTCGCGGCGGCGGGTATCCGCCCCCGCCACCGGTGCCGCGGCGGTGTGCCGGAGCGACCCGAACCACAGACTCCCCCCGTCCTGGAGGCCATCGACCTGACCCACCGCTACCCGTCGGGGGTGCTGGCCCTTGACGGGGTCGACGTCACCATCCACCGCGGCGAGTTCGTCGCGCTGTTGGGCGGCAACGGAGCGGGCAAGACCACCCTGGCAAAGCATTTCGCCGGGCTGCTGGAACCAACCTCCGGGACGGTCCGCAGCCACGCCGAGCGGGTGGGGTTCGTCTTCCAGAACCCCGACCATCAGATCTTCGCGAACACCGTCCTCGACGAGGTCGCCTTCGGGCCGCGCAACGCGGGACTGCCGGACCCGGAGGGGGCGGAACGGGCCGGTCGGGCCCTGAAACGGGTGGGGCTGGGGGATGTCGCAGGACTGCATCCGCTGCGGCTCGGACGCGGGGACCGGCAGCGACTGGCGGTGGCCTCTGCCCTGGTGATGAACCCCGACGTCCTCATTCTCGACGAACCCACCAGCGGCTTGGACTGGCGGGGCGCCGAGGCGCTCATGGGATTGCTGACGGACCTGAATCGCGACGGCACCACGATCGTCATGATCACCCACGACCTGCCCCTGGCGGCCCGTCACGCCTCCCACACCGTGACGCTGCCCGCTCCCGTCCCAGAGATAGCCCCGAAGGATCCCGGGAATGCGACCGCACGCGGGAACGGTCTCGATGTGCGTTCAAAGCTCATGGCGCTGACAGCCGTCGTCGCCGCGACCTTCCTTGCCTCCGCTCCCTTGGTCTACCTCGGGCTGGCCGCGCTCACCGCCGGAGCCCTGGTGCGGGTACGCGGGATGCGTGGGCTCTGGGGGCTCTTGGCCCCGATGCTCCCCGTACTGGCCCTGGTCTTCGGTTTCGCCGCCTTCACCCCGGGCGGAATCGGGTACGCCTCCACCCTGGTGTTGCGGCTGGTGACGATGCTGTGCTCGACGGCAGCGCTGCTGGCCACCACCCCCGCCGAACGATTCACCACCCTGATGCGCACCCTCCGGCTGCCGAATCCGCTGGTGTTCGTGTGCACGACCGCGCTGCGTTTCATCCCCACCCTGCGGCGGCGTTCCCGCCAGATCACCGAGGCCCAGCGGGTCCGGGGAGCTCACATCGACTCACGCGGCCCGGTGCGTCGCGTCCTGGCCCACGCCACCATCATGGTGCCGCTGCTGACCAGCGGAATTCGCATGTCGGAGGACCTGGCAGCGGCGATGATCTCCCGCGGCTACGGCATCACCCGTCACCCGACCCGCCTGCACGACCTCCACTGGACCTGGCGCGACACCCTCCTGGCCCTGGTATCAGCCGCCCTACCGCTCCTCGCCGTCGCCGCCGGTTGA
- a CDS encoding ECF transporter S component: MSEQPTVSTSGSNGFLSPRRVARVAILVALSGVGAFIKIPSPTGTVALDAAPGYLAAVAFSPLEGGVVGALGHLISAATAGFPLGLPIHLIIAAEMFVFAWVLGVLARPLGAVVAAAVAVLLNGLLAPAVLLPIGGLGMYAAQVVPLLVGSAINVVVAVIAGIALAAAGLAERSVRLMGRSTS; encoded by the coding sequence ATGAGCGAACAACCCACCGTGTCCACATCCGGTTCGAACGGGTTTCTCTCACCGCGACGGGTGGCGCGGGTCGCGATCCTGGTGGCGCTGTCGGGGGTGGGGGCGTTCATCAAGATCCCGAGCCCGACGGGCACCGTCGCTCTCGACGCGGCCCCCGGATATCTGGCCGCGGTCGCCTTCTCCCCGCTGGAGGGTGGTGTCGTGGGGGCGCTCGGACACCTGATCTCCGCCGCGACCGCCGGTTTCCCGCTGGGCCTGCCGATCCACCTGATCATCGCGGCGGAAATGTTCGTGTTCGCCTGGGTCCTCGGCGTGCTGGCCCGGCCCCTGGGCGCCGTGGTGGCCGCTGCGGTGGCGGTGCTTCTCAACGGTCTGCTGGCCCCCGCGGTCCTGCTTCCCATCGGCGGGCTCGGAATGTATGCCGCGCAGGTGGTGCCGCTGCTGGTGGGTTCCGCCATCAATGTCGTCGTGGCCGTGATCGCGGGGATCGCCCTGGCGGCGGCTGGGCTCGCCGAACGTTCCGTACGACTCATGGGCCGCAGCACATCGTGA
- a CDS encoding roadblock/LC7 domain-containing protein, with amino-acid sequence MDGKFGSSKHSDLKLVLSAIRRAIPELHGVMIASQDGLAIAHDFPEADAERIAAMAATALGIGKRISERTNMGDLSESVIHGRNGYLVVYGAGEDAVLVMQGPIESNLGLMRIEARVAAVEIKQLLTRA; translated from the coding sequence ATGGATGGAAAATTCGGCAGCAGCAAGCACAGTGATCTCAAGCTTGTTCTCAGTGCCATCAGGCGGGCCATACCGGAGCTTCATGGCGTCATGATCGCTTCTCAGGACGGCCTGGCCATTGCTCACGACTTCCCGGAAGCGGATGCAGAACGCATCGCCGCGATGGCCGCCACCGCCCTGGGAATTGGGAAACGTATCTCCGAGCGCACCAACATGGGTGACTTGTCGGAGTCCGTCATCCATGGCAGGAACGGATACCTGGTCGTCTACGGGGCCGGCGAGGACGCAGTGCTGGTGATGCAAGGACCGATTGAATCCAACCTTGGCCTGATGCGGATAGAGGCCCGCGTCGCGGCCGTGGAGATCAAACAGCTACTCACGAGGGCCTGA
- a CDS encoding HAD-IIA family hydrolase — protein sequence MRLRSDVHAWLTDMDGVLVHEEQALPGAQELIEQWTRTETPFLVLTNNSIFTPRDLSARLRDSGLEVPEDHIWTSALATATFLEQQQPGASVYVIGEAGTITALHEAGFVLTDRNPDFVVIGETRTYSFESITRAIRLIESGSRFIVTNPDATGPSNDGILPATGAIAALVSEATQKKPYVVGKPNPMMFRSALNRIGAHSEHTGMIGDRMDTDIVAGMEAGLHTVLVLTGITTRESAKRFPFRPSEIVEGVHELVEKDSTGGDGEER from the coding sequence ATGCGACTGCGAAGTGATGTGCATGCCTGGCTGACCGACATGGATGGGGTCCTGGTGCACGAGGAACAGGCGCTTCCCGGGGCCCAGGAGCTGATCGAACAGTGGACCCGCACGGAAACGCCGTTCCTGGTGCTGACGAACAACTCGATCTTCACCCCCCGCGACCTCTCGGCGCGGCTGCGTGACTCTGGGCTGGAAGTTCCCGAGGACCACATCTGGACCTCGGCCCTGGCCACCGCCACCTTCCTGGAGCAGCAGCAGCCGGGGGCCTCGGTGTATGTGATTGGCGAGGCGGGCACCATAACCGCCCTTCACGAGGCCGGTTTCGTGCTTACCGACCGCAATCCGGATTTCGTGGTCATAGGGGAAACTCGAACGTATTCATTTGAATCAATCACTCGTGCAATTCGATTGATCGAATCCGGTTCGCGTTTCATCGTCACAAATCCTGATGCCACAGGGCCCAGCAACGATGGGATATTGCCCGCCACCGGAGCAATTGCTGCTCTTGTGAGTGAGGCGACACAGAAGAAACCTTATGTGGTCGGGAAACCGAATCCGATGATGTTCCGTTCTGCGCTGAATCGGATAGGCGCACACAGTGAACACACGGGAATGATCGGTGACCGAATGGACACCGACATCGTCGCCGGAATGGAGGCCGGTCTCCATACCGTTCTGGTGCTCACCGGGATCACCACCCGTGAATCTGCCAAGAGATTCCCTTTCCGCCCGAGCGAGATAGTCGAGGGTGTGCACGAACTCGTCGAAAAGGATTCAACCGGCGGCGACGGCGAGGAGCGGTAG
- the argH gene encoding argininosuccinate lyase, whose translation MTEGRLWGGRFAGGPADAMFELSRSTQFDWRLAPHDIAGSRAHAKALHAAGLLTDDEAAAMDAGLAELLRRVNAGEFSPAPADEDVHGALERGLKEIVGPELGGRLRAGRSRNDQIATLIRSYLRDEVRVLVAEVLDVVEALAGQAKKNLGAVMPGRTHLQSAQPVLLSHHLLAHAWPLLRDVSRLRDLDTRLAVSPYGSAALAGTSLGLDPGLVARELGFTSSVPNSIDGTAARDLVAEIAWILAQIGVDLSRLSEDVILWCTAEFGFAKLADEWSTGSSIMPQKKNPDVAELARGKAGRLIGNLAGLLATLKGMPLAYNRDLQEDKEPVFDGLDQLRILLPAVAGMIATLTFDRERMAAVAPAGFSLATDVADHLVRMRVPFAVAHEVAGETVRYCENRGITLQDLTEADLPGISEHLDLGVLEVLTVEGSVNARNGRGGTATARVAEQLEEVFALLEENRAWS comes from the coding sequence GTGACCGAGGGAAGGCTCTGGGGGGGACGGTTTGCCGGGGGACCTGCCGACGCGATGTTCGAGCTGAGTCGCTCCACCCAGTTCGATTGGCGTCTGGCCCCCCATGACATTGCCGGATCGCGGGCCCATGCCAAGGCCCTCCACGCGGCTGGGCTGCTGACTGATGACGAGGCTGCTGCTATGGATGCTGGGCTCGCGGAGCTACTGCGTCGAGTGAACGCAGGGGAGTTCTCCCCGGCCCCCGCTGATGAGGACGTCCACGGCGCGCTGGAAAGGGGTCTCAAGGAGATCGTCGGCCCTGAACTCGGTGGCCGGTTGCGGGCGGGGCGCTCTCGTAATGACCAGATCGCCACTCTGATCCGCAGCTACCTGCGCGATGAGGTGCGCGTGCTGGTGGCGGAGGTTCTGGATGTTGTCGAGGCCCTGGCCGGGCAGGCGAAAAAGAACCTGGGTGCCGTGATGCCAGGACGCACCCACCTGCAATCTGCCCAGCCGGTGCTGTTGAGCCACCACCTATTGGCGCACGCCTGGCCGCTGTTGCGCGACGTCTCCCGCCTGAGGGACCTCGATACCCGCCTGGCTGTCAGCCCCTACGGTTCGGCCGCCCTTGCCGGGACCTCGCTCGGTCTGGACCCGGGCTTGGTGGCCCGTGAGCTAGGCTTCACGTCGTCGGTGCCGAACTCCATCGACGGCACTGCTGCTCGTGACCTGGTGGCCGAGATCGCATGGATCCTGGCGCAGATTGGGGTGGATCTGTCTCGTCTCAGTGAGGATGTGATCCTCTGGTGCACCGCGGAGTTCGGTTTCGCGAAACTGGCTGATGAGTGGTCCACGGGCAGTTCGATCATGCCCCAGAAGAAGAACCCCGACGTGGCTGAGTTGGCCCGCGGCAAGGCGGGACGGCTCATCGGGAATCTAGCGGGTCTCCTTGCGACGCTCAAGGGAATGCCGCTGGCCTACAACCGAGATCTCCAGGAGGACAAAGAACCGGTATTCGACGGACTGGACCAGTTGAGAATCCTGCTGCCCGCAGTCGCCGGGATGATCGCCACCCTGACCTTCGACCGCGAACGCATGGCCGCGGTGGCTCCCGCAGGTTTCTCTTTGGCCACCGACGTCGCTGACCACTTGGTGAGAATGCGTGTGCCTTTTGCCGTCGCACATGAGGTAGCGGGAGAGACGGTGCGCTACTGCGAGAACCGAGGAATCACCCTCCAGGACCTCACTGAGGCCGACCTGCCCGGCATCAGTGAGCATCTCGACCTCGGAGTGCTCGAGGTGCTGACGGTAGAGGGGTCGGTGAACGCCCGCAACGGGCGTGGCGGCACCGCGACTGCCCGCGTGGCGGAACAACTGGAGGAGGTTTTCGCGCTCCTCGAGGAGAACAGGGCCTGGAGCTAA
- a CDS encoding OmpA family protein, which produces MKGTMVAGVAGLVALVAVGAAGGALLVERTLTEEATRSLAAQGLDAHVAFSGLTATVSAADPDQLPTAMKLVLDIPGVIRAEADRSSLPAASTSQATKPATPTPSPSPTPTPSPSEPTPSPSPSPSPTPKEMPKSVVKFEGGESEVSSSERTKIVELAVWLQANPDVTVEVAGHTDNGRSSDFRRELSEKRAQRVVDALVAAGANRDQLVAVGKADTEPAESNSTPEGQAANRRVTFVQRGER; this is translated from the coding sequence GTGAAGGGAACCATGGTGGCCGGGGTCGCCGGGTTGGTCGCACTCGTGGCCGTCGGGGCGGCAGGTGGTGCGCTGCTCGTGGAACGGACACTCACCGAGGAGGCGACCCGCTCGCTCGCAGCCCAGGGACTTGACGCCCACGTCGCCTTCTCCGGGTTGACCGCCACCGTCTCCGCCGCCGATCCAGACCAACTGCCGACGGCGATGAAACTGGTGCTGGACATCCCGGGGGTGATCCGCGCCGAAGCCGATCGTTCCTCGCTGCCCGCCGCATCCACGTCACAGGCCACGAAGCCCGCGACGCCCACCCCGAGTCCCTCTCCCACACCCACACCCAGCCCCTCCGAACCGACGCCATCCCCCAGTCCGTCGCCCAGCCCGACTCCCAAGGAGATGCCGAAGTCGGTGGTGAAGTTCGAGGGTGGGGAGTCAGAAGTCTCGTCCAGCGAACGGACCAAGATCGTTGAACTGGCGGTCTGGCTCCAGGCCAATCCAGATGTCACCGTCGAAGTCGCCGGGCACACGGACAACGGGCGTTCTTCTGATTTCCGGCGGGAACTGTCGGAGAAACGCGCACAGCGCGTGGTCGACGCCCTCGTTGCGGCAGGGGCGAATCGCGATCAACTGGTGGCAGTCGGAAAAGCCGACACAGAACCCGCGGAATCGAATTCGACTCCGGAGGGCCAAGCAGCGAACCGGCGAGTGACGTTCGTGCAACGAGGGGAAAGGTAG
- a CDS encoding metalloregulator ArsR/SmtB family transcription factor, with product MSGTEVAEYEPVSSLFKALANPVRAAIVHLLSIREHTVGQLVEDLGLPQPLVSQHLRILRGARVVATRRQGQGVWYSICDQHVAHILGDAMKHTQEGKHDHDH from the coding sequence ATGTCAGGCACGGAGGTCGCCGAGTACGAGCCGGTCAGCAGCCTCTTCAAGGCGCTGGCGAATCCGGTGCGTGCTGCCATCGTGCACCTGCTCTCCATCCGAGAGCACACCGTGGGACAGCTCGTCGAAGACCTCGGGCTGCCCCAACCGCTGGTCTCCCAGCACCTGCGGATACTGCGAGGCGCCCGCGTGGTCGCCACCCGCAGGCAGGGGCAGGGAGTTTGGTACAGCATCTGCGATCAGCACGTCGCTCACATCCTGGGCGACGCGATGAAACACACCCAGGAGGGGAAACATGACCACGACCACTGA
- a CDS encoding DsbA family protein codes for MTTQVDFWFDPTCPWAWMTSRWILEVEKVRDVKVTFHTMSLYILNEGRDLDPGYRERIDATLVASRAAAAVQKLHGHDVLRDFYTALGTRFHPGGEPVDVETVAAALADCGLEADIAERVTTDEFDTDLRAYQKVAQDLVGTDVGTPVIRVNGMALFGPVISPAPKGEAAGELFDGFVKVTAYPGFFELKRSRDVGPIFD; via the coding sequence ATGACCACTCAAGTTGATTTCTGGTTCGACCCGACATGCCCGTGGGCGTGGATGACCTCCCGCTGGATCCTGGAGGTGGAGAAGGTTCGCGACGTGAAGGTCACCTTCCACACCATGAGCCTCTACATCCTCAACGAGGGACGCGACCTCGACCCCGGCTACCGGGAACGCATCGACGCCACCCTCGTCGCTTCGCGTGCGGCAGCCGCGGTGCAGAAACTCCACGGCCACGACGTCCTGCGCGACTTCTACACCGCGCTCGGCACCCGTTTCCATCCCGGAGGTGAGCCGGTCGACGTCGAGACCGTCGCCGCGGCCCTCGCCGACTGCGGCCTGGAGGCCGACATCGCTGAACGCGTCACCACCGACGAATTCGACACCGACCTGCGCGCCTACCAGAAGGTGGCCCAGGACCTCGTCGGAACGGACGTCGGCACCCCGGTCATCCGCGTCAACGGCATGGCGCTGTTCGGTCCCGTCATCTCGCCCGCCCCGAAGGGCGAGGCCGCGGGTGAGCTGTTCGACGGTTTCGTGAAAGTCACCGCCTACCCGGGATTCTTCGAGCTCAAGCGGTCCCGCGACGTCGGTCCGATCTTCGACTGA
- a CDS encoding WXG100 family type VII secretion target — MAANLNVSYEAMESEASALVSGKEEITQKLSALKTRIDNLVSNGFVTDQASGAFNEMYQNFTTSASNTISSLDGIANGLRSWQTPCARPTPRWRARSAADPFPGRRRLPCPWLHATSCEQPASLLSQSKIGPTSRDRLSSKNPG; from the coding sequence ATGGCAGCGAATCTCAATGTCTCCTACGAAGCGATGGAGAGCGAGGCTTCTGCACTGGTCAGCGGTAAAGAAGAGATCACCCAGAAGCTGAGTGCCCTGAAAACCCGCATCGACAACCTGGTGTCCAATGGTTTCGTGACCGACCAGGCCTCTGGTGCGTTCAACGAGATGTACCAGAATTTCACGACCTCGGCCAGCAACACCATCTCGTCCCTCGACGGAATCGCCAACGGTCTGCGTTCATGGCAAACGCCATGCGCGAGACCGACTCCCAGATGGCGAGCCAGATCCGCAGCTGACCCTTTTCCCGGACGACGCCGGTTGCCCTGCCCGTGGCTTCACGCCACAAGCTGTGAACAACCGGCGTCGCTACTTTCTCAGTCGAAGATCGGACCGACGTCGCGGGACCGCTTGAGCTCGAAGAATCCCGGGTAG
- a CDS encoding transcriptional regulator, with translation MTDPVRPVRDLLIVDGSPPLVIACDSVGGIGPRPADLVRVSADVVAHFAARVPLLEVLCSGAQPVALVNTLCHDMAEATVFIDTFRAVASEVGIRGDAVTGSTEENVPSPATGVGVTVIGTLAGDLLTGGGRPGDVVICVGWPRSAPHDEVFIGHPDIVPLSTVQTLVTTGAVHDALPVGSRGISYEAGQLAESSGCALTWLPHPLPLDVSGGPASCVLLACDPASVADLRNAVPGHVPWHPVAELTAKPTHR, from the coding sequence GTGACGGACCCGGTTCGTCCCGTCCGCGACCTCCTGATCGTCGACGGCTCCCCGCCTCTGGTGATCGCCTGCGACTCGGTGGGCGGTATTGGACCGCGACCCGCCGATCTGGTGCGGGTGTCCGCCGACGTGGTGGCGCACTTCGCGGCCCGGGTGCCGCTGCTGGAGGTGCTGTGCTCCGGGGCGCAACCCGTCGCGTTGGTCAACACCCTCTGCCACGACATGGCCGAGGCCACCGTCTTCATCGACACGTTCCGCGCGGTCGCCTCGGAGGTCGGCATCCGAGGCGACGCGGTGACGGGCAGCACGGAGGAGAACGTGCCCTCACCCGCGACGGGGGTCGGGGTGACGGTGATCGGCACCCTGGCAGGTGACCTGCTCACCGGTGGGGGCCGCCCGGGCGACGTGGTGATCTGTGTCGGCTGGCCGCGTTCCGCCCCGCACGACGAGGTTTTCATCGGCCATCCGGACATCGTGCCGCTGTCTACCGTGCAGACCCTCGTCACCACCGGAGCGGTCCACGACGCCCTGCCGGTCGGGTCGCGGGGCATCAGTTACGAGGCCGGGCAGCTCGCCGAATCCAGCGGATGCGCTCTCACGTGGCTGCCCCACCCCCTCCCCCTCGACGTCTCGGGTGGGCCTGCCAGCTGCGTGCTCCTCGCCTGCGACCCGGCCTCCGTCGCCGACCTGCGGAATGCGGTTCCCGGACACGTCCCGTGGCATCCGGTGGCGGAACTGACAGCGAAACCGACGCACCGGTGA
- the tyrS gene encoding tyrosine--tRNA ligase, which produces MNALLDDLCWRGLIAHSTDLEALGAHMDEGPVKFYVGFDPTAPSLHMGNLVQLLFARRLQQAGHKPHLLVGGATGQIGDPKETGERVMNSKEVVAGWVERIRAQAERFVSFEGGNAAVMVNNLDWTAGMSVLDFLRDVGKHFPVNRMLARDVVARRLDSGISYTEFSYVLLQSMDYRELYRRYGVTLQHGGSDQWGNITAGVELLRRSDQVRAHALATPLLTKADGTKFGKTESGTVWLDRELTSPYAFHQFFLNAEDVKVVDYLKVFSFRTREEIEELEKATENEPHKRLAQKALADDVTDIVHGVEERKGAVAAAAALFGRGELSGLSEETLRGIMRELKAPEVKLPIPLADAFLIAGIVESKAAARRAVLEGGAYVNNEKITDPEFSLTETDLLGGCCAIVRRGRRTVGGIQIGVD; this is translated from the coding sequence GTGAACGCATTGCTCGACGACCTCTGCTGGCGTGGGTTGATTGCCCACTCGACCGACCTGGAAGCCCTCGGGGCCCACATGGACGAGGGGCCTGTCAAGTTCTACGTGGGTTTCGACCCGACGGCGCCGAGTCTGCACATGGGAAATCTTGTGCAACTCCTGTTCGCCCGTCGTCTGCAGCAGGCCGGACACAAACCGCACTTGTTGGTGGGTGGTGCCACGGGGCAGATTGGTGATCCCAAGGAGACGGGGGAGCGGGTGATGAACTCCAAGGAGGTCGTCGCCGGATGGGTGGAGCGGATTCGTGCCCAGGCTGAGCGTTTCGTTTCCTTCGAGGGGGGCAACGCCGCGGTGATGGTCAACAATCTCGACTGGACCGCAGGGATGTCGGTTCTCGATTTCTTGCGCGATGTCGGGAAGCACTTTCCCGTGAATCGGATGCTCGCTCGCGACGTGGTGGCGCGTCGGCTGGATTCTGGGATCAGCTACACGGAGTTCTCTTACGTACTTCTCCAGTCGATGGACTACCGGGAGTTGTACCGCCGGTACGGAGTCACCCTGCAACATGGCGGTTCGGACCAGTGGGGGAATATTACTGCGGGAGTTGAACTACTTCGTCGGTCCGATCAGGTGCGGGCGCATGCTCTGGCCACACCTCTGCTGACCAAGGCTGATGGCACGAAGTTCGGCAAGACCGAGTCCGGTACCGTCTGGCTTGACCGTGAGCTGACTAGCCCCTATGCCTTCCATCAGTTCTTCCTCAACGCGGAGGACGTGAAGGTGGTTGATTACCTGAAAGTATTCAGTTTCCGAACTCGTGAGGAGATCGAGGAACTGGAGAAGGCCACTGAGAACGAACCTCACAAGCGGCTGGCTCAGAAGGCTCTCGCTGATGACGTCACCGACATCGTGCATGGAGTCGAGGAACGGAAGGGAGCGGTGGCTGCTGCCGCGGCTCTGTTTGGTCGAGGTGAGCTATCCGGGTTGTCGGAGGAAACTCTCCGGGGAATCATGCGTGAGCTCAAGGCTCCGGAGGTGAAGCTCCCTATTCCTTTGGCGGATGCCTTCCTGATTGCTGGGATCGTTGAGTCGAAGGCTGCGGCAAGACGTGCTGTCCTCGAGGGGGGCGCGTACGTGAATAACGAGAAGATCACCGATCCCGAGTTCAGTCTGACGGAGACCGATCTCCTAGGCGGTTGCTGCGCGATCGTGCGCAGGGGGCGGCGGACCGTCGGTGGGATCCAGATCGGAGTGGACTGA
- a CDS encoding fructosamine kinase family protein: MSFHKSGSPAAIATEVTSLFWLADATGGAAVAEVVDRGQSWLETRRLTHGTPSSEDAARFGRRLARTHAAGASHWGAPPPGLRETDARLAELPAPVSRAPRWNGWGEFYAEARLRPYLRLAEVPREARLVLHRAIDLVAEGRFDAPQPALVGDVARIHGDLWAGNVMWAVTPGAEGTTGTLLDPSAHGGHAETDLAELALFRAPHLDSIIAGYQEVSPLADGWQHRVSVHQFHMVLVHAALYSGNYIPQALTLARRLRGDAERSRQLVRLGTADLAS, encoded by the coding sequence ATGAGTTTCCACAAGAGCGGTAGCCCGGCGGCCATCGCGACGGAGGTTACGAGTCTTTTCTGGCTAGCCGATGCGACGGGCGGCGCGGCTGTGGCTGAAGTGGTGGATCGTGGGCAGTCGTGGCTGGAGACCCGCCGTCTCACCCACGGAACCCCGAGCTCTGAAGACGCTGCCAGGTTCGGGAGGCGCCTCGCGCGGACCCATGCGGCTGGCGCGTCACACTGGGGTGCGCCACCACCGGGTTTGCGCGAGACCGATGCGCGGTTGGCGGAGCTGCCGGCTCCCGTCAGTCGTGCCCCCAGATGGAACGGGTGGGGCGAGTTCTATGCCGAGGCGCGGTTGCGTCCCTACTTGAGGCTGGCGGAGGTTCCCCGGGAAGCCAGGTTGGTGCTGCATCGAGCCATTGACTTGGTGGCGGAGGGGCGTTTCGATGCGCCCCAGCCCGCACTGGTCGGGGATGTCGCGAGGATCCACGGCGATCTCTGGGCCGGGAACGTGATGTGGGCCGTCACGCCTGGTGCTGAGGGAACAACTGGTACGTTGCTCGACCCGTCGGCCCATGGCGGGCACGCCGAGACAGATTTGGCGGAGCTGGCGCTTTTCCGGGCCCCGCATCTGGATTCCATCATCGCCGGCTACCAGGAGGTCAGTCCATTGGCGGATGGGTGGCAGCACCGGGTGTCTGTGCACCAATTCCACATGGTTCTCGTGCATGCTGCTCTCTACTCCGGGAATTACATTCCCCAAGCCCTCACCCTGGCCCGACGGCTCAGGGGTGATGCGGAGCGGAGCAGGCAGCTGGTCAGGCTCGGTACCGCTGACCTTGCCAGTTGA